A single Prevotella sp. E15-22 DNA region contains:
- a CDS encoding glycoside hydrolase family 57 protein — MKTICLYFEIHQIIHLKRYRFFDIGTDHYYYDDYENERSISDIAERSYMPALNMLQQMIKENGKFFKVAFSLSGTGIEQLEMHAPQVLEKLQELNDTGCVEFLAEPYSHGLSSLANPDAFARDMKKQCAKMEEYFGKKPTVARNSSLIYSDDIGAQIAALGFKGMLTEGAKHVLGWKSPHYVYNCNMAPSLKLLLRDVELSDDISLRFNNAEWEGYPLFADAYIDRIARLPEEEQIINIFMELSALGIAQPLSSNILEFLHALPVCAKQKGITFSTPTEICMKTKSVGAINVPDTLSWVDEERDCSCWLGNAMQREAFQKLYSVADRLLIANDPRINQDWDYLQASNNFRFMTTKPSNVGLDRGIYSGPFDAFTNYMNILGDFINRVNALYPQEIENDELNALLTTIKNQGDEIEMKDTEIERLKTKLAKLQPTEVPKKEEKKPAAKKAPAAKKSATKKAAPKKKATPKKKAGEPKKEA, encoded by the coding sequence ATGAAAACGATTTGTTTATATTTCGAGATACATCAGATTATCCATCTGAAGCGTTATCGTTTCTTCGATATCGGTACAGACCATTATTATTATGACGACTACGAGAACGAGCGTAGCATCAGCGACATTGCCGAGCGCAGTTACATGCCTGCACTGAACATGCTTCAGCAGATGATCAAGGAGAACGGCAAGTTCTTCAAAGTGGCATTCTCGCTTTCGGGAACTGGCATCGAGCAGTTGGAGATGCACGCACCTCAGGTGCTGGAAAAACTTCAGGAACTGAATGATACGGGATGCGTGGAGTTCCTCGCTGAGCCCTATAGTCACGGTCTGTCGTCATTGGCCAACCCCGACGCCTTTGCACGCGACATGAAGAAGCAGTGTGCCAAGATGGAGGAGTACTTCGGCAAGAAGCCTACAGTGGCTCGCAACTCATCGCTCATCTACAGCGATGACATTGGCGCACAGATTGCCGCTTTGGGTTTCAAGGGCATGCTGACAGAGGGTGCCAAGCACGTATTGGGATGGAAGAGTCCGCACTATGTATACAACTGCAACATGGCTCCCTCACTGAAGCTTCTGTTGCGCGATGTGGAGTTGAGCGATGACATCTCTCTGCGCTTCAACAATGCCGAGTGGGAGGGTTATCCTCTGTTTGCCGATGCCTATATCGACCGCATTGCCCGCCTGCCTGAGGAAGAGCAGATTATCAATATCTTCATGGAGCTGTCGGCCCTGGGCATTGCTCAGCCACTCAGTTCAAATATCCTTGAATTCCTGCATGCACTGCCCGTATGTGCCAAGCAGAAGGGCATCACGTTCTCTACACCAACGGAGATATGCATGAAGACCAAGAGTGTGGGTGCCATCAACGTGCCTGATACCTTGTCGTGGGTTGACGAGGAACGCGACTGCTCATGCTGGTTAGGCAACGCTATGCAGCGCGAGGCTTTCCAGAAGCTTTATTCTGTGGCCGACCGTCTGCTGATTGCAAACGATCCTCGCATCAATCAGGACTGGGACTACCTGCAGGCTTCAAACAACTTCCGCTTTATGACCACCAAGCCTTCAAACGTTGGTCTGGACCGTGGTATCTACAGCGGACCGTTCGATGCTTTCACCAACTATATGAACATCCTCGGCGACTTCATCAACCGTGTGAACGCCCTCTATCCACAAGAGATTGAGAATGACGAGCTCAACGCTCTGCTCACAACCATCAAGAACCAGGGTGACGAGATTGAGATGAAGGACACAGAGATTGAACGTCTGAAAACAAAGTTGGCTAAGCTACAGCCTACGGAGGTGCCTAAGAAAGAGGAGAAGAAGCCTGCTGCTAAGAAGGCTCCTGCAGCTAAGAAATCTGCTACTAAGAAGGCTGCCCCAAAGAAGAAGGCTACCCCAAAGAAGAAGGCAGGAGAACCTAAGAAAGAAGCATAA
- a CDS encoding glycosyltransferase family 4 protein translates to MKVLMFGWEYPPHVFGGLATANYGISEGLKAQGDIETVLCLPHPFGDESQHACRIVAMNAVPIAWRDVNYDYVKQRVGNIMDPEYYYKCREHIYADFNYMHVNDLGCMEFAGGYPGNLHEEINNYSIIAGVVARTEEFDIIHAHDWLTFPAGIHAKQVSGKPLCIHVHATDFDRSRGKVNPTVYSIEKNGMDNADCIMCVSELTRQTVINQYHQDPRKCFTVHNAVYPLPQEYQDIPRPDHTGKEKIVTFLGRITMQKGPEYFVEAANMVLHRTRNVRFCMAGSGDMMDQMIYLAAERGIADRFHFPGFMRGKQVYECLKNSDVYVMPSVSEPFGISPLEAMQCGTPSIISKQSGCAEILNNCIKVDYWDVHALADAIYSICVNDSLFNFLKEEGKKEVDQITWEKVGRWIRTLYRRTLGWE, encoded by the coding sequence ATGAAAGTATTAATGTTTGGATGGGAGTATCCTCCTCATGTATTCGGTGGACTTGCCACCGCTAACTATGGTATTTCAGAGGGACTGAAAGCACAGGGTGACATTGAAACCGTACTCTGCCTGCCCCACCCCTTTGGCGATGAGAGTCAGCATGCATGCCGTATCGTGGCCATGAATGCTGTACCTATTGCCTGGCGTGATGTGAACTACGACTATGTAAAACAGCGCGTGGGCAACATCATGGATCCGGAATACTACTATAAGTGTCGTGAGCATATCTATGCTGACTTCAACTATATGCATGTCAACGATCTTGGATGTATGGAGTTTGCCGGAGGCTATCCTGGCAACCTGCACGAAGAGATCAATAACTATTCGATTATTGCTGGTGTGGTGGCCCGCACTGAGGAATTTGACATTATCCACGCACACGACTGGCTGACTTTCCCTGCCGGCATCCATGCCAAGCAGGTGTCAGGCAAACCATTGTGCATCCATGTGCATGCCACCGACTTCGACCGCAGTCGCGGCAAGGTGAACCCCACCGTCTATTCTATTGAGAAAAACGGTATGGACAACGCCGACTGTATCATGTGTGTGTCTGAGCTGACTCGTCAGACAGTCATCAACCAGTATCATCAGGACCCACGTAAGTGCTTCACCGTGCACAACGCCGTCTATCCCCTGCCACAGGAATATCAGGACATTCCTCGTCCTGACCATACTGGCAAAGAGAAGATCGTTACCTTCCTTGGACGTATCACCATGCAGAAAGGCCCAGAGTATTTCGTCGAGGCTGCCAACATGGTGCTACACCGCACTCGTAACGTGCGCTTCTGCATGGCAGGCTCAGGCGACATGATGGACCAGATGATTTATCTCGCTGCCGAACGCGGCATTGCCGACCGTTTCCACTTCCCTGGCTTTATGCGCGGCAAGCAGGTGTACGAGTGTTTGAAGAACTCTGACGTCTATGTGATGCCATCCGTATCAGAGCCTTTTGGCATCTCGCCCCTGGAGGCCATGCAATGCGGTACTCCCTCGATCATCTCGAAACAGAGTGGCTGCGCCGAGATTCTGAACAACTGTATCAAAGTGGATTACTGGGATGTGCACGCTCTGGCCGACGCCATCTACTCTATCTGCGTCAATGACTCTCTCTTCAACTTCCTCAAGGAAGAGGGTAAGAAAGAGGTTGACCAGATTACCTGGGAGAAGGTGGGCCGCTGGATTCGCACACTCTACCGCAGAACTTTAGGATGGGAATAG
- a CDS encoding glycogen debranching enzyme N-terminal domain-containing protein, which yields MSYLRFEKAVMTNLEESLRRELLRTNRGGAYSASTLVDCNTRKYHGLLVVPVPQIDDENHVLLSSLDCTVVQHGAEFNLGLHKYQGNNFSPKGHKYIREFDASLIPTTVYRVGGVILKRETIFQAYEDRILIRYTLEEAHSATTLRFRPFLAFRSVRQFTHENSVASREYKLVDNGISTCMYKGYPDLFMQFNKKNEFIFQPDWYRGIEYPKEQERGYASNEDLYVPGYFELPIKKGESIVFAASTSQSKSSALKSMFQKELDLRVPRDNFYHCLVTAAHQFHNREADDTRYLLAGYPWFKCRARDTFISLPGLTLAIDEQDYFELVMNTAERGLREFMEGKPLTVKIYEMDQPDVPLWAVWAIQQYARYAGRDKAFEKYGKLLQDIIIYIKDDKHPNLRLDDNGLLYANGRDKAITWMNSKANGKPVVPRSGYIVEFNALWYNAVKFCASMASEKGDTKGAEMLEELAAKTKKSFVDTFVNEYGYLLDYVDGNMMDWSVRPNQIFAVALDYSPLNQQQMKNVVDICTRELLTPKGLRSLSPKSGGYNPMYVGPQTQRDYAYHQGTAWPWLGGFYMEACLKLYKRSRLSFIERQMVGYEDEMDYHALGTISELFDGNPPFHGRGAMSFAMNVAEILRTMKLLEKYSYQK from the coding sequence ATGAGTTATTTACGATTCGAAAAAGCCGTGATGACAAACCTGGAGGAGAGTCTGCGTCGTGAATTGCTCCGAACCAACCGAGGCGGTGCCTATAGCGCGTCTACACTTGTAGACTGTAACACGCGAAAGTATCATGGCCTCCTAGTTGTGCCTGTACCCCAGATTGACGACGAGAACCACGTGCTCCTGTCGTCACTCGACTGTACGGTGGTGCAGCACGGAGCAGAATTCAACCTGGGCCTCCACAAATATCAAGGCAACAACTTTAGTCCTAAAGGACATAAGTACATCCGCGAATTCGATGCCAGCCTTATTCCTACTACCGTCTATCGTGTGGGAGGCGTTATTCTGAAGCGCGAGACTATCTTTCAGGCCTACGAGGATCGCATCCTGATTCGCTACACCCTGGAAGAGGCTCATTCTGCCACTACCCTGCGTTTCCGTCCGTTCCTGGCATTCCGTTCCGTACGTCAGTTCACCCATGAAAACTCCGTTGCCAGTCGCGAATATAAACTTGTGGACAACGGCATCTCCACCTGTATGTATAAGGGTTATCCCGATTTGTTCATGCAGTTCAACAAGAAGAACGAGTTTATCTTCCAGCCCGACTGGTATCGTGGCATCGAGTATCCAAAGGAGCAAGAGCGTGGCTATGCCTCGAACGAGGACCTCTACGTACCTGGTTATTTCGAGTTGCCCATCAAGAAGGGCGAAAGCATTGTCTTCGCCGCCTCAACATCGCAATCAAAGTCGAGCGCACTAAAGTCTATGTTCCAAAAGGAACTGGATCTCCGTGTACCACGCGATAATTTCTATCATTGTCTGGTTACGGCTGCTCATCAATTCCACAACCGCGAGGCCGATGACACCCGTTATCTGCTGGCCGGCTATCCTTGGTTCAAGTGCCGTGCCCGCGATACCTTCATATCGCTTCCTGGCTTGACCCTGGCCATCGACGAGCAGGACTACTTCGAATTGGTGATGAACACCGCCGAGCGTGGTCTGCGCGAGTTTATGGAAGGCAAGCCTCTGACAGTGAAGATTTACGAGATGGATCAGCCTGACGTGCCTCTGTGGGCCGTTTGGGCCATACAGCAGTACGCCCGCTACGCAGGTCGCGACAAAGCCTTCGAGAAGTATGGCAAGCTGTTGCAGGACATCATCATCTATATCAAGGACGACAAGCATCCTAACCTCCGACTGGACGACAACGGACTGCTCTATGCCAACGGTCGCGATAAGGCTATCACATGGATGAACTCCAAGGCCAATGGCAAGCCGGTGGTGCCTCGTTCGGGCTATATCGTGGAATTCAACGCGCTTTGGTACAACGCCGTGAAGTTCTGCGCGTCAATGGCATCGGAGAAAGGCGACACAAAGGGTGCCGAGATGCTGGAGGAGTTGGCCGCCAAGACCAAGAAGTCGTTTGTTGACACGTTCGTCAACGAATATGGCTACCTGCTTGATTATGTAGACGGCAACATGATGGACTGGAGCGTGCGCCCCAACCAGATCTTTGCCGTGGCACTGGACTACTCGCCCCTGAACCAACAGCAAATGAAGAACGTGGTTGACATCTGCACACGCGAACTACTGACGCCAAAGGGACTACGCTCGCTGTCGCCTAAGAGCGGTGGCTACAACCCCATGTATGTGGGTCCGCAGACTCAGCGCGACTATGCCTATCATCAGGGCACAGCATGGCCTTGGCTGGGCGGCTTCTATATGGAGGCCTGTCTGAAACTGTATAAGCGCAGCCGCTTGAGTTTCATTGAGCGTCAGATGGTGGGCTATGAGGACGAGATGGACTATCATGCCTTAGGCACAATCTCTGAGTTGTTCGACGGCAACCCACCCTTCCACGGACGAGGTGCCATGTCGTTTGCCATGAACGTGGCCGAGATTCTGCGCACCATGAAGTTGCTTGAAAAGTATTCATATCAGAAATAA